The Eublepharis macularius isolate TG4126 chromosome 12, MPM_Emac_v1.0, whole genome shotgun sequence genomic sequence ccAAACAATAAAGTGGACATGAACAGAGATGATTCTCAGAGGGGCAGAGTAAACTCTCTAGGTTCTCGTCCTCTTAGGAATCTTTGGTTCTGACAGCTTTCGAATCTTTTGTTCTAAACCTGTGCCTAATTTGTCCAAGTTTGTTCGGCTTGCTGACCACATGGTCTTGGGATTCAGCATCCCCCCACAAGTATTATATTCTCCCCAGTGTTGGCTTCTATTATCTAGCAGCCTTAGAATAATGTGAGTTCTCCCCCTGAAAGGGAGTGGACTTTGTGAATCACAACAACTTTTTCTTACAATGCGTCTTGCTCCTGCATCTTGCTCCATTCAGTAATATGCACAAAGCAAGAAAAGTGGCAGCTTCATGGGTCTGGCAAATTTCCAGCTTAACCACCTTCAAAAAGAATAAATCAAATGCCTTTGTACATTAAAAGTTATTTATATGATGGTGTATGAACAGAAGGAAAAAACAGATAGTAGGATAAGATAGAAAGGTTTGGATCCTGCCTAAATTTCTGCAGGTGACAGATGAGGGGGGTGATTTGAACATATTTCTCCCTACTGCggcaactttttatttatttgtagagtATATAAACATTTTGCACAACATGAGTTATCTGTTACTTGAAccccattaatttttttaagcgTCCCTTGATTTCCTTGGTTTTAAAGCTGTAAATAATGGGATTCAGCATGGGGGTTGAAATGCTATAATGGATGGAAAAAATTTCATCAAGGATTGCTGAGGAGACAGAGTTCGGTCTCATATACCTAAAGCAGCCTGTGCCATAGTATAGAACAACCACAATAAGGTGGGCACTGCAAGTGGAGAAAGTTTTCTTTTTCGTTTCCGTTGACTGCATCTTCAGGACAGTAGAGACAATGTGGATGTAGGAGAAGAGAATAACAAGGAATGAAGAAGATCCTactataaaaaaagaaatgaagaaagtaaCCACATTTGGGAATGTTTCAGTGCAGGATAAAGCAAGTAAGGATGGGTGTTCACAGCTGAAATGCCTGATAATATTTGAACCACAGAAAGTTAGTTTTAATATAGGTAAGGAATTTACTAGAGTTTGCACAGTTCCAATAACCCATGCACCTCCCACCAGACATCTGCAGAACACTCTGTTCATGATTTGCACATACTGAAGGGGCTTGCATATAGCAGTGTATCGGTCAAAAGCCATTGCTGTAAGAATAAAAGCTTCTGTGCAAGCTAACAGAATGCTTGAGAACATCTGGGCAATGCAGCCATTGTATGATATTGTTGGCCTTGAACAGAGGTTAACTAACAACTTTGGCAGAGTGACGGAAGAGAAGCAAATATCAAGGAAAGACAGGTGACTAAGGAAAAAGTACATGGGGCTCTGAAGCTGATCACTAGTCACTACTACTGCTATAATCACTATATTTCCCAGCAACGTTGCTGCATACATAAAGAAAAAGATCAAGAAGAGGAAAATTTGGACTGGTGGATTGTATGAAAATCCCAAGAGGACAAAATAAGTCGCTGTGGTCTGATTGTCCATTTCCTTCTTCAGCAAAAATGTAAGCtgcaaaaacaaaaccaaaaatgatTGAGATAAATATGCTACAATGGCTACATTTTAGGATACAGCTCAGGTTACTGGATTTTGATGAAAATGGCAGGTGTGTGAAGTTCCCCTCAATAATgtggtgatatatatatatatgttaccTACTATTGACAATAGAGattggcacaaaccaaaatacaaaccaaagttcgtcacgaaccaaGCCAGTTTCTGGTCTGCAAACCAGTtcttcagagcccatttctgactaactgTGATGAAATTTAATCTGAtttatttggttcattttgtGCACCCCCTCGGTTCCGAGCAAGGTGTTTAACTGCTTAGGTATACCCCCTAAGGACTCAGGAATGCTTAAGGAGCACattgaagctcaaagcagcacttttgttgcaatttgcaaacggcatgaaaagtgttgctttcaaacacagGCTGCTACTCAGCTGATGGGGGAGGAATCCCCCTTatgtcagctgaaaaagctgctgaCTTTGAAAACAGCAACAATTTTCTTGTGCAACAAGAAAAGTTTTGCTGCTTTCAAGTGCCCAcctctttttttcagctgaggggagctgctccctctcccctcagctgaaaaaagtgacAGCGGTTTCAAAGCAGCTTTATACAACTGATAGGAGGGGAATTCTCCTCCTGTCAGCAGAAAAAAGCTGCTAGGTGTGGCAtggaagtgttgctgctttcaaatgcccaccaCTTATttctgctgaggggaggggggaagaagtcccTCCTTCCTCACCCCTCAACTGAAAAAAGCTGTGGGGGTTGAAAGCAgccctcatcagctgaaaaaggctgctttcaaatgctggcagctttttacAGCTgtcaggagggggattcccctcccatcagctgagaaGCCGCCAGAATTTGAAAgctacacttttcttgctgtttgcaggtggcaagaaaagtcttattttcaaatttcccaCCCTGCTTTTTCACTCAGGTGAAAAAAGAGATGGGGAAGGAAGTTTCAAACTTGTCTTGctttttgcaaatgcaaacagctaaaaAGGTGTTGCAGCTGCTTTATCAGCTGGAAGTGATGAGCCACAAACCGAATTTCATGAACTGGGACATATTCAAATAAGTTTGTAGTCTTTTACCTGGAACCACAAACCGCCACAAACCAccgttttcctggtttgtgcccatctctaattgattACATTCTCTTGAGCAATCATCAACCCGCACTTTTGAAGACAGTACAGTAAAGAAGGCAGACTGTAAGCTACATTTCACTGCATATTTCACTGGGGAAAGGGGAGAATTCTGTACGGAACTTTGATGTCCAACATTTGTTAAGTACATGTAACTCTGATCTCATATGTTCAGAATTATATATTATAAGCAATGAATATAACATGCATTGACAATGTTAAACCTTTGCATGACTTTTTTTTCCAAGTAAATATATTTTCATAACATTAAATGTCCAGAGGAATTCAGATCAATAAAGGGGTTAACATCACTATTTTCTAAAAGTGCCTATAGTAACAAACCCATTTCCTGTCTCTGATTGAGCCCCAAATGCTGATGGCTTAGACCTTATACTTTAAAATTAGTCATGAGATGTTATTTGCTGGCTGAGCTAGCATACATTGAATGAGAAGTCTAGGACAAGCCACTTAGAAGTGAAATCTGCCTTGTCAGTGCAGGTATTTGCTGCATTCTGATAACTCCTCACTCTTTCATATTAGCATGAAATTAGTGCCAAGTGTTCAACAGccaaaaaggatttttttcctctgGATCTTCAAATGGAGGAGCTCTTTTTAACCTTAACCTAGAATTAAGAATCTGGCATTAAAggagccttagggccaagctacaagtgatgaatgacacttgcctggcaagtgaacagactcacatgtattcctccctgttcacttgtcatgcACTtgtgccattcacttgcactccttAGTAATGGCCAAGTTCAGAGCCATGGTTTGAAAATTAGTTTCCCTTTGATTAGGAGGCTCCCTGGCCGTTCAGATTACAATATTTTTAGATTGTTTTGGAGGACATCAACCCCCTAGTTTACAATTTGTTGTGCAAATTTTTTTGTGGCAGCCTGTAAAATCTGCAAGTAAATTATGCACATAGAATCAAATTTtagctaaaaaaaaattaattgtcaTATTTACTGTACAAGTGTACAATGAATGTTAGATGATATTGTGCTTGTCTTTGACCAAATATTAGCGATTGATTGATTGGAGCCATGTTGGTATTGCTTGCATCATGAAAACCCCTGGAAATTCATAGTTTATGATATGATATGGGATAGCCAATAAATTAATGACCCTGGTTTAACCCATATATATATTATGCCATGCCTCCATTTGGGTAGGTGTTTTGCTGATGCAAGAGCAAGTGCTGGTACAGTTCTTTGACAAGAAACACATCTCACATACCATCATATCAATACTGCATAAGTGGCCTATTTATGCCTTCAGCAGATTTACATGGCAAATTCTTTTCTTAAAACCTACCACTCCGTGTTTTTTCAGGAAAAAGGTTGCTTGACTAATTTTCTGAGGTCATTCACAAATGAGATAAGAAGCATCATTATCCAATTCAGAAATATCAAGCTGATCTTATCACAAATCTTTTCTACTTCATACCCATTTTTTTCTTCAATGGACACATACAAGAAGTGTGCAaaattgaacaaacaagacagaaatACACATGGAAACTGTGGCTTCatttaaagtggcttctggaacagtgaaccaaatctgagaaaccaAATTATAACTTCCTCCTACAAAAgacttgtgtgtttcattttggttcttacctcggagtggcagcagcagggagacaGACATTCCCTAATCAGATGCCAACAGGATCGAGCCCTTATGTTAACTTCATTGACAGGAAGGGGGAATATgtacaatgtgcatgagtgcatctttttttccccagagcTACCAGGGCAATAACATTGTCTCCCTACCAATCAGCTGATGCTATATGGGCACTTGTTTTTCTCCCCCATATCCATCAGGGCTCCTGGAAGGTTAGTCACTATGAGGAGAAACTCTGCTGGGGAAGCGAGAGGCAAGAGGCATGTTTGATCAATCGAACTTGATAAAAGTGCTGTAAGACTtccaatcataggctgcaattctaaaaacaATCACCAATGAGtaacatggggcttacatctgagtagacctgtttaagggggaatgtgcatcttGGTTGGTTTTACAATGCTACCCAGACACTCATCTGTCCCCTCCACCCTTATCAGGCCACTTGGATAGTAAGTCACTGAGAGGAAAAGTGCCACAGGGGGAGcaagagggagtgcatgaagtcAGTTTAGTAATTCAAACTTGATAAAAACGCTGGAAAACTTcattcataggctgcaattctcaacacacttccctgggagtaagcacgaTTGAAtaaacatgggacttacatctgagtagacctatttaggattgaTTTCCCCATCCAGCATCTACTAAAACATTATTCAGAAACACATTCTCCACATGAAGCTTAAGTCTGTGAGCCATTTGCCTACTCTCCTCTTTGAAAAACTATCCTACCTccacacagcaaaaggaaaaatatAGGTTGGGGGGAGAGGGGTTCAAACAattatgctgcctgcctgcctgactgaTGGAGATTGGCAATAATTAATCTGAGGACACACAAACATTTGCATTAGGACGTTGAGTGTCAAAAGGAAGGATATGCCCTTCGCCATAGGAATGAAATTGCAAAGtataaggaaacatggcagcaacagaaGGATgcaatgataatgattttttggcactatcatcacttagggccaagctacacatgacgaatgacacttgaacggcaagtggattgagtggagggcaagtgaacagggagaaatacacttgccattcaagtgtcattcgtcatgtgtagcttggcccttagaaaaagCAAATgtgaagcaggattttttaaaatgccgcTGCCACTCTGCTACCAGTTTGCCCGGCAGTTTCCTGCTATAGTGTGCACccactgacacttgccttcttcagcagccactgttgttgtgtgtgtactgtaactgaggaaaaactcagtggattgatGGCTTAGAGGATGAGATACTAGGAGTCAATGAGGTTTTTGGTTAAGAATGAAATAACTgctccagagcctcatttccccaacctcTTTTGAAAAGAAGAGTGTGCCCATACACCACCAACACTTCCCTTCCTCAAGCATTCTTCAGAATCTGTGGTGTATGCGCAAACTCAATAGGTTAATAGtatagagggaggactgtattttgTGTGACTTTGGTGCCCTTAACTTCATAAGCAGCTGCCCCAAAGGGCCAGGAAGcgctcattgcaaagaacaggtctGAAACTCCTGAGCaaaaccaaatggatcagatCCAAACTGGTAATGCTCCACccagaagaaaaaacaacaacagggaCAATACAGAGTTAGTTTGGGAACTccggatttgaaactgaaatggaatttttgtcAGTGTCACCTCTAATAcctatttaattaaaaaaataataattttagttTAAAATTAGGAGGCACACTGTTTtggaatttttgtttttcttctttatgATAACGGTTATGTCTCTGATGTTTTATTGTTTGCATGTTACTATTCATTGTACTTCATCGCCTTTTACAGTTCATTCCTCTAAACACTTTCATGGGAGTAAACTCTATGGAATACACCtgggtaggattctgagtagacctgcttagattaacttccaacatttatctaaTAATGTTTGCCAAGCTAATGCTTTACACAATGAGGTCTTCAGGAACGGTCATTGGGGAAGACTTTTAGGTTTCTGGCTCATGATCTCTTCGAGCAGTGAAGCAACCTGCAGCTTTGCATGTATTATTAACATTACTATGAAACAGAGACACATATAGCCATAAAATCCAGTGTTTAAATTTAACAACTATCATCCGTGTCTGTTTTTGATAAGCCAGCTTACTTTAAACATCATTCCCATCTAGTGCTCATTCAAAACATAGACTGCTGAACTGTTGCAAATCCATCTGCTTTAATTTGAGACAATTAGCTGGAACTCATTGCTTTAGTCAGAAAACTTACCTGTTAGTCAGTTTGGACTACACAGGAAGGATATATTACAATAAATGAAGTTAGATAAAAAGATGAGCCAAGAAGGATTCCTTCAATACATTTTATGCTGTTTCACATCTTTTTGGAAAGCTGGAAAACCAATTCAGATCACAATCAGAAATAGTCTAACAGGACTACTTGGCCATTAGTTTAATTTTCTAGTGCATTTGTTGTCTTTGGTGGCAAAATATATACAATCTCAGAATGATGTCGAAATTCCTAATTATTCCCTTGGGGAAAATTATATGAAATTAACAATGTGTATACTCAGGGTGAGGGATGTTTTTTGTACAGGAAAT encodes the following:
- the LOC129340634 gene encoding olfactory receptor 8S1-like; this translates as MDNQTTATYFVLLGFSYNPPVQIFLFLIFFFMYAATLLGNIVIIAVVVTSDQLQSPMYFFLSHLSFLDICFSSVTLPKLLVNLCSRPTISYNGCIAQMFSSILLACTEAFILTAMAFDRYTAICKPLQYVQIMNRVFCRCLVGGAWVIGTVQTLVNSLPILKLTFCGSNIIRHFSCEHPSLLALSCTETFPNVVTFFISFFIVGSSSFLVILFSYIHIVSTVLKMQSTETKKKTFSTCSAHLIVVVLYYGTGCFRYMRPNSVSSAILDEIFSIHYSISTPMLNPIIYSFKTKEIKGRLKKLMGFK